In Streptomyces sp. NBC_00341, the DNA window GTGGTCGGCGGCGGGAACTCGGGGGCGCAGATCGCCGCAGACCTCTCCGCCCACGAGGGCGTCGATCTGACCTGGGTCACCCGGCGCCCGCCGCGCTTTCTTGCTGACGACATCGACGGCCGGGCCCTGTTCGACGCCGCGACCGCCCGGCGCCGCGCCCTGGACGAAGGACGCGGCGACACCGGCGGCGTCGCCTCTCTGGGCGACATCGTCGCCGTCCCGCCCGTCCGCGAGGCACGGGATGCCGGGCTGCTCAAGGCGTCTGCGATGTTCACCCGGCTCACCGCCGACGGCATCGAGTGGGCGGACGGCACCCGGGCCGCAGCCGACGCCGTGATCTGGTGCACCGGCTTCCGGCCGGCACTGTCCCACCTCGCCCCACTGGGCCTTCGTGGACCACGCGGCCACATCCCCACACACGGCACGCGGGCGGCCGACGAACCGCGCCTGCACCTGCTCGGCTACGGCGACTGGACCGGCCCCGCCTCCGCCACCCTCATCGGCGTCGGTCGCCCGGCCCGCGATGCGGCTCAGCAGATCACCGGGCTACTGACCTGAACGGCCACGGCACACTGGACGCATGCGGGTCGAAGTCGTGGTCGTGAGGGAATGCCCGATCAGGTGCGCAGGTCGAGCATGGCGGACATGGCCGCCACGACGGGCGGCGCGACCTTGTAGTACACCCAGGTCCCGCGCCGTTCCGAGGTCAGCAGGCCGGCCTCGCGCAGCTTCTTGAGGTGATGGGACACGGTCGGCTGGGAGACACCGACGTCGGAGATGTCGCACACACACGCCTCACCGCCCGCATGCGAGGCGACCTTGGAGAACAGGCGCAGCCGCACCGGGTCGGACAGCGCCTTGAACATCACGGCCATCTTCTCGGAGTCGGCCTGCGACAGCTCCCCCGCGGTGATCGGCGGGCAGCACGGCACGACCGTTCCGGCGTCCGGCACCGGCAGCTGCACCATCCCTGAATTCGACATATGTCTATGTTGACACTCATCGATACCGGTGGCAAGCTCCGAATATCGACAGCAATCGAAACAGCGGCCGGGAACGGTCGCCGATCCCGGAGGACATCACCGCCATGACCACCACTGCAGACCTCCCGGTTGTCGTCGTCGGCGCCGGCCCCGCCGGACTGGCGGCCGCCGCTCACCTCGTCGAGCGCGGCATCGAGCCGCTGGTCCTGGAGACCGGACCCGGCGCCGCCACCGCGGTACGCGGCTGGTCGCACGTGCGGCTGTTCTCGACCTGGAGCGAGCTCGTCGACCCGGCCGCGGAGAAGCTGCTGGCAGCCACTGGATGGACTCGGCCGGACGCGGACACCTACCCCACCGGCGGGGACTGGGCCGAGCAGTACCTCCAGCCGCTCGCCGATGCCCTCGGGCACAAGGTCCGCTACGGGGCGACCGTCACCGACGTCTCCCGCCTCGGCCGCGACCGGATCGTCGACGCCGACCGCGAGCAGCAGCCCTTCACCCTTCGCGTCACGCGCGCCGACGGCACCGAGGAACGGATCTTGAGCCGCGCCGTGATCGACGCCTCCGGCACCTGGTCCACCCCGAGCCCGATCAGCGCCGACGGGCTTCCCGCCCTGGGCGAGCGCGCCGCCTCCGCCCGGATCTCCTACCGCATCCCCGACCTGGAGGACCCCGCCGTCCGTGCCCGGTACGCCGGAAAGCGCACCGCCGTCATCGGCTCCGGGGCCTCCGCGTTCACCGCACTGGCCACCCTCGCCGGTGTGGCGAAGGACGAGCCCGGCACCCACTCGGTGTGGATCCTGCGCCGCGGCATCAGCGGCTCCACCTTCGGTGGTGGAAGCGCCGACCAGCTCCCCGCGCGTGGCGCCCTGGGGCTGGCCGCGAAGGCCGCCGTCGACGACGGGTACGCCGACGCCGTCACCGGATTCCGCACCGAGGCCGTCGAGCCCGCCGCCGACGGCCGGCTGGTGCTCGTCGGTGCGGACGGCCGGCGCCTGGACCCGGTGGACGAGGTCATCGTCCTGACGGGCCTGCGCCCCGACCTGTCGTTCCTGTCGGAGCTCCGCCTCGCCCTGGACGAGCGCCTGCAGGCACCGGTGGAGCTCGCACCCCTCATCGACCCGAACCAGCACTCCTGCGGCACGGTCTACCCGCACGGCCACCGCGAACTGTCCCACCCCGAGCAGGGCGTCTACCTGGTCGGCATGAAGTCCTACGGACGGGCCCCGACCTTCCTCGCCATGACCGGCTACGAGCAGGTCCGCTCCGTCGCCGCCGCCCTCGCGGGCGACACGGAGGCCGCCGACCGCGTCGAACTCGCCCTCCCCGAGACCGGGGTCTGCGGCGGCGCCGGACTCTTCGACGAACCCGCCGCCGGTCGAGGCGACGAGGGCGGCTGCTGCGCTCCGGCGGCGCCCGCCCTCGTACAGATCGGCACCGGCCTCTCCCTGCCGGTAGCGGTCGCCGAGGACACGGCGTCCGGCGGGTGCTGCGGGTCCTGAACCACCGCGCCCCGGTCACCGCGCTGACCCGCTGGTGGGCCCTTGGTGATCGGCCTGCCCCGGCCAACACGCCGAAGCCTCAGGGCTGACGGGGCATTCCCCCGGGCTGGGACAGCGAAGGAGCGTGCCCGGGCGTTGCGGCCGCTGTGATACGAACTGGCACATGCCCGGGATGAGTATTGACGTTGTGGTTGCCGATGATCAGGAGCTGGTGCGTGCGGGTTTCCGCATGATCCTTGACGCACAACCCGGCATCGAGGTGGTCGGGGAAGCCGCGGACGGCGTGGAGTGCGTTGAGCTCGCGCACCGGCTGCGCCCGCAGGTCGTACTCGCCGACATCCGGATGCCACGGCTGGACGGGTTGGAGGTGACCCGGCGGCTGGCCGGTCCGGGGGTTGCGGATCCGTTGAACGTCGTGGTGATCACGACATTCGACCAGGACGACTACGTGCGTACCGCACTGCGTAACGGGGCGTGCGGGTTCCTGCTGAAGGACGCCACGCCGGCCTTGCTGGTGGAGGCGGTGCACGCCGCCGCCCGGGGGGATGCGCTGGTCTCCCCGGCGGTGACGGTGCGGCTGCTGAAGAGGCTGGAGCTGGCCGAGTCGGGTACGGCGCCGTCCGGGGTGGAGACGTCCGGGGTGGAGGCGTCCGGGCTGAGCGTGCGGGAGTTGGACATCGTGCGGCTGATCGCGGTGGGTCGCACCAATCAGGAGATCTGCGACGAGCTGTTCCTGTCGTTGTCGACCGTCAAGACGTATCTGGGGCGGATCCAGGCCAAGGTCGAGGCGCGCAACCGGGTGGAGATCGCTGCGTGGGCGTGGGAGCACGGCGCGGTACGGCCGGCCGGATGAGCTGCCCGGTCAGTCCGCGGGCGGAGGGCCGGTGGGCGCGGCGGTGTCCTGAGCGCAGGACGGGGCGCGCAGCCGGAAGGTGGCTTTCACTTCCCACCCGCTGTTGTGCAGAGGGCCGGTGTGGAGGGCCCCGTCGAGTGCTTCGACCCGTTCGCGCAGGCCGATGAGGCCGAAGCCGCCCCGGCCGCCGGCCGGCACAGCGGGGCGCTGGGGCCCTCCGGTGTCGGTGATGCTGAGCTGCAGCCAGGTGCTGTCGGCGTCGAGGCGGACCTCGACCTGGGCCCCGGGGGCGTGCCTGCGCACATTGGTGAGTGCTTCCTGGGCCACGCGGTAGGCGGAGATCTCCACTTCGGGGCTGATGTGGGCGGTGCGCGCGGCAGCGGTGGCTTCGAGGCGCGCGGTGGCGGGCGCGAGGCCGGCGGCCGCAGGCGTCGAGTAGCTCGCGGTCAGCTCGGCGAGCTCGCTGAGCAGGTCGCCCGGGCGGACCGCGGTGTGGTTGTCCTCCCTCAGTACGCGGACCAGGCGGCGCATGGATTCCAGCGTCTCGGTGCCGGCCTGCGCGATGTTCCGCAGGATCGGCTCGACCTTGTCGGGTGCGGTGGGGTAGACGGCTGTTGCCGCGTGGGCCTGGACGATGATTCCGGTCATGTGATGGGCGATCAGGTCGTGCAGGTCGCGGGCGAGCGCGAGGCGTTCCGCCTGGCGTACGTCGGTGATGGCCCTGCGTCGCCGCGCCTCCATGGCGCGGATCGCGCAGCCGAGTGTGATGACGATGGCGACTATCACGGTCAGGACGTAGACGCCCGCCACGATGCTCGACCACGAGCCGGTGCGGAAGGGCACGACCAGGACGGTCAGGCTCAGGGCGACGGCCGATGCGGCGGCCGCCTTCGGGCGCGCGGTCCGTGCGGCAGTGCGAAGAAGCAGACCCAGCAGTCCCGCGGTTTCCAGTGCGCCCACGGACGACCCGGTCTGGGGCACCGCGACGCAGATGCCGCTCAACGTCAGTGACATCGCCACCGCCATCCAGATGCGCGGCAGCAACGGCGGCGAGAAGCGTGTGTCACCCACGGAGAGGATCAGGAGCGGGCCCGTCACCAGGACGGGCAGCCAGTTCGTGGCGGGGCGCCACGGGTCGGGCGACATGGACAGCAGAGCGATGTCCGCGAACCCCGTCAGGGCGAGCGCGAGCAGCGCACAGACGGTGATGAGGCGTTTGACCGCGGGAGTAAACGGAAGATGCAGGTCCACGCCGGCCAGCGTAGGTGTACGGGTCCGGGTCGCCGTGTCGGCCGAATGACCGACAGGTCCGCGCCGGAACAGTACCTATGGCCGACATCGCGGGGCGTCCTCGCAGGAAACCATGGCAATCACCGGCGGCCGGTCCTCCCCCGAGGCCGGCCGCCGGGATCAGCGCCGTCAGTGCCGACGGCGTGCATGGGCCGGCGGCGCCGCGGCCGGCCGGTCAGGTGGCCGCACCGCGCCGCTGGGGTCCGGGGCCGTCACACGCGGTGACGGGTCCGGGCGGCGTGCCGCGCCCTGTGGGGACGGCGGCCGGTACGCGCCGCAGCGCCCGCAGCCGCAACCGGCGGGGCGCTGCGGCACCCCTCAACCCCGGAGCCGGGAACGGAAGTGCTGAGCGAGGAGCGACGCACCGTTCAAGCCGCGTATGTCCGCCGACCGAGCACCTTCCTTCCAAACGGAGTCACACCCTCATGGCAACTTTCCTGCACAGGATCGGCCGGTTCGCCTTCCGGCGGCGCCGGCTGGTCGTCCTCCTGTGGGCCGTCGTCCTGGGCGCCGTCGGCGCCGGCGCGGCCGGCACCTCGGGTTCGGCCGATTCGAGCTTCACCCTGCCCGGCACGGAGTCCCAGCGCGCCTTCGACCTCCTCGGCGAGAAGTTCCCGGCCGCCAACGCCGAAGGCGCGTCCGCTCGCGTCGTGCTGCGGGCCCCCGACGGCCGGAAGATCAGCGGTGCCGAGAACAAGGCAGCAGCCGAAGCGGCGCTGAAGGACCTCAGGAACTCCTCGTCCCGCATCGGCCAGGTCAGCGATCCCTTCGCCACCAAGGCGGTGAGCGCGGACGGCACCACTGCCTACGCCCAGGTCAACTACACGGCTGCCGCAGCGGATCTGACCGACGCCGACCACACCGGGATCGACGACGCACTGGACGTGGGCCGCGCCGGAGGGCTGACGGCCGAGGCATCCGGTGACGCGCTCGCGGCCCCGGAGGGAGGCCACTCCGCGGAGGCCATCGGCTTCGCCCTCGCCGCCGTCATCATGGTCATGACCTTCGGGTCTCTCATCGCCGCCGGTCTCCCGCTGATCACCGCCGTCGTGGGCGTCGGTGTCAGCACCACGGCCATCACGGCGGTGAGCGCGGTCTTCGATCTCAACAGCAACACCTCGGCGCTCGCGTCGATGCTCGGTATCGCCGTCGGAATCGACTACGCACTGTTCATCGTCTCCCGCTACCGCTCGGAACGGGCGGACGGATACGACGCGAAGGAAGCCGCGGCACGGGCGAACGGCACCGCTGGTTCAGCCGTCGTCTTCGCCGGAGTGACCGTCGTCATCGCCCTCGCCGGCCTGGCCGTGGTCAACCTGCCCATGCTCACCGCCATGGGCCTGGCCGCCGCCGGGGCTGTCGTCGTCTCCGTCCTCGTGGCCGTCACCCTGGTGCCGGCGCTGCTGGGGTTCACCGGGGAGCGGGTCCTGGGCAGAGCCCGCCGGAAGTCCGCGCGCACTCCGGCACAGACCGCCGCCCCCAAGGCGGCGATCGGCCACCGCTGGATCGCCTTCGTCCTGCGCAGGCCGGTCAGGGTCCTCGTGCTCGCGGTCGTCGCTCTCGGCGTCGTCGCCCTGCCCGCCACTCAGCTCAAGCTCGGGCTGCCGGACGACGGCTCCAGGCCCGCCTCCTCCACCCAGCGCAAGGCGTACGACCTCCTGGCCGACTCCTTCGGGCCCGGCTTCAACGGCCCGCTGACCCTGACCGTCGACGACCAGGACCCCGGTACCGCCCGCGGCACCGCCGCCGGCATGAGCAAGGCCGTCGCCGGTCTCCCGGACGTGGCGTCCGTGTCACCCGCCGCATTCAACAAGGCCGGCGACACCGCCATCATCACAGTGATCCCCAAGAGCGGACCGAGCAGCGACGCCACCAAGGAACTCGTCGGCGACATCCGTTCGCTGGCCGCCGACGACACCGGGCCGTCCACCGGCGCGCGGTCCATGGTGACCGGCTCCACCGCACTGAACATCGACGTCTCGGAGAAGTTCAGCGCGGCGATCCTTCCCTATCTGGCGCTCGTCGTCGGCCTGGCGATCCTCGTGCTGATCCTGGTCTTCCGCTCCGTCATGGTCCCCGTGAAGGCAGCGCTCGGCTTCCTCCTCTCGGTCCTGGCCGCGCTCGGTGCGCTCGTCGCCGTCTTCCAGTGGGGCTGGCTCAAGGACCTGGTCGGCCTCGAACAGACCGGCCCGATCATGAGCCTCATGCCGATCCTCATGGTGGGCATCGTGTTCGGCCTCGCGATGGACTACCAGGTGTTCCTGGTGACTCGCATGCGTGAGGCGTACGTCCACGGGGCCGACGCCCGCACCGCGATCGAGACCGGCTTCAAGCACAGCTCGAAGGTCGTCACGGCCGCGGCCCTCATCATGATCTCCGTGTTCGCCGGCTTCGTCGGAGGCGACGATGCCATGATCAAGTCGCTCGGCTTCGGCCTCGCGATCGCCGTGGCATTCGACGCCTTCGTCGTCCGCATGACCATCGTGCCCGCCGCCCTGGCGCTCCTGGGACGGCACGCGTGGTCGCTGCCCGCCTGGATCGACCGCATCCTGCCCAACGTCGACATCGAGGGCGAAAAGCTCGCCCGGCGCGCACCGGACGAAGGCCGTCAGGACAAGGACACGACGCCGCAGTACACCGGCCAGTACTGATCCGCGCCCGGATTCGCCCCCGGGCCCGGGATTCGCCCCCCGGGCCCGCCGCTGCCTACGCCACCGTGCGGATGAGCTTCTTGTTGACGAACTCCTCGATCCCCGGGCGGCCGAGCTCGCGGCCGAAGCCGGAGCGCTTGATGCCGCCGAAGGGCAGCTCGGCGCCCTCCGCGCCGACGCCGTTGACGAACACCATGCCTGCCTCGATGCCGTCGGCGACGCGGGCGGCCTGTGCGGGGTCGGTGGTGAAGACGTACGAACCGAGGCCGTACGGGGTGTCGTTGGCGATCCGCAGCGCGTCCTCCTCGTCGGCCGCCCGGAAGACCATGGCGACCGGGCCGAAGAGCTCCTGGCGTGCGGCGGTGTGCTCGGTGGTGAGGCCGGTGAGGACCCCGGCCGGGAAGTGGGCGCCGCTGCGTTCGCCCTCGGTGTGCAGCGTCGCGCCCTCCGCGACGGCGGCGGCCACCTGGCGCTCCAGGGTGTCGGCGGCAGCGACCGAGGACAGGGGAGCTCCGGACTGGCGGGCGAGGAGCGCGGCGGTGAACTTCTCGACGAACGTGTCGTAGAGACCGGAGGTGACGATGAACCGCTTGGCCGCGTTGCAGGCCTGACCGGTGTTGTCGAGGCGGGCGGACACGGCGGCGTCCACGACGGAGTCGAGGTCGTCGGAGGCCAGCACGAGGAACGGGTCGGAGCCGCCGAGTTCGAGGACGACCTTCTTCAGGTGGCGCCCGGCGATCTCGGCGACGGCGGCACCGGCCCGTTCCGAGCCGGTCAGGGACACGCCGTGGACACGCGGGTCCGCGATCACGTCGGCGATCTGCTCATTGGTGGCGTACACGTTGACGTACGCGCCGACGGGGAAGCCCGCCTCGGCCACCAGCCGTTCGAGCAGTGCCGCGGTGGCCGGGCACTGCGGGGCGTGCTTGAGGACGATGGTGTTGCCGAGGGCGAGGTTCGGGGCGGCGAACCTGGCTACCTGGTAGGCGGGGAAGTTCCACGGCATGATGCCGAGCAGGACACCCACCGGGCTGCGCCGGACGACGGCGCGACCGGGGCCGGAGGTGACGGAGAGCTCCTCGTCGGCGAGGAACTCCTCGGCGTGGTCGGCGTAGTAGTGGTAGATGTCGACGCAGAAGTCGATCTCGCCCTCCGCCTCTTCGAGCGGCTTGCCCATCTCGCGCACGATGCCCGCTGCCAGTTCGGCGCGGTGCTCCGCGTGCAGATCCCCGAGCCGGCGCAGAAGCGCGGCACGCTCGGCCGCGGAGGTGCTGCGTCCCCAGGCGGTGGCCGCGTGGGCGGCGTCTACGGCCGCGGTCACCTCGGCGTCGGTGGCGGTCGGGTAGGTCTGCGTGGTCGTGCCGGTGGACGGGTCGGTGACGGCGTACATCAGGTCTCCAGGAAGTGTGGGGGGCGGGGAACGGTAGCAGGGAGGTTGCGGCGCCGGCCTCGCTTGCGGGTGTGCCGCGAGGCCGGCGTCGCGGAGTCCTACGGTTCCAGAATGGTGCGGGCCCCCACGGCGGACTTGAGGTCCTCGAAGGCGGCGGCTGCTTCGTGGAGGGGGCGGACCTTGCCGATCAGCTCGTCCAGCGGCAGCCGGCCGGCCAGGTAGAGGCGGGCCAGCTTCGGGATGTCGATCGCGCCGACGCTGGAGCCGTAGTTGCAGCCGAGGATGCGCTTTCCCTGGTCGGCGAGGTCGAAGAGGTTGAACGCGCCCGTCGCGCCGTCGGCGGCCATGCCGACCAGGACGGCCGCCCCGCCGGAGGTGAGCATGCTCGGGAGGGTCTCGATGACCTTGGGGCTGCCGATGGCCTCGAAGGCGTAGTCGACCCCGCCGAGTTCCTCCTGGCACCAGGCGGCCACGTCGGTCGTGGCGGCGTCGAGCGTGTGGGTCGCCCCGAACCGTTCGGCGGCGGCCAGGCGCTCGGGCGAGAGGTCGACGGCGATGATCGGATCGGCCCCCACCAGGCGCAGGCCCATCACCACGGACAGGCCCACCCCTCCGGCGCCGACGACGACCGCGGACTCGCCGGCCCGCACGCCCGCGGTGTTCAGGACCGCGCCGATGCCGGTGGAGATGGAGCAGCCCAGCAGGGCCCCGATGCCGAACGGCAGCTCGTCGGGGACCTTGACCACGGCCGATTCGGGCACGACGACCCGGCTCGTGAACGCGCCGAGTCCCAGGAAGGGCCAGACCTCTTCCCCCCGGGCGTCGGTGATGGGTGTCGTGCCGTCAGGCAGGGTGTTGGCCACGGCCTGGGTGCCGGTGCACAGCCAGGCCATGCCGGCCAGGCACTTCCGGCAGCGGCGGCAGGGCGCGAACCAGGAGAGGACGACGTGGTCGCCCGCCTGCACCGCGCCGACGCCGTCACCTGTGTCCGTGACCACGCCGGCGGCCTCGTGGCCCATGACGAGGGGGCGGTCGCTGGGCCAGTCCCCCGTCAGGATGTGCAGATCGGAGTGGCACACCCCGGCAGCGCGGATGTCGATCTCGACCTCGCCGGGTCCGGCGGGCCGGTGGGAGATCTCGCGGGTGTGCAGTCCCGCGACGGGGTCGTAGACGAGGGCGGGGGCGGTGGCGGTGGCGGTGGAGAGGTGCGCGGACATCAGAGAGCCTTGACTTCCTCGGTCGACTTGGTCGACTTGTTGGGGGTGAGCCGGGTGTGGGGTTTGGCGACGGCGACGTAGACCAGGCCGACGACGAGCAGCGCGGAGAAGACCAGGACCACGGCCCACACCTGGACCCAGCTGCCGGACGGCGGGGCGAGTTCGGCGCGGGGCCAGGCGATGTTGACCGCCTCGAACAGCAGCCACACCACGGCGGCCACGTTGATCACCAGACCGGCCCGGCCCAGCCGGAACTCGCCCTCCGCCGGATTCCAGCGGCCTCGGAGGCGTGCGACGAGCGCGACGAGGGCGACCGCCAGGAAGATGAAGTAGAAGCCACCGGATCCGAAGGAGATCAGCGTGGCCGCCGCGTTGCCGTTGAGCCCGAGCAGGAGGCCGAGCCCCGCGAGGACGGCCGTCACGGTGAGCGAGACCCAGGGGATCTGGCGCTCTCCGACCTTGGCCAGCTGAGCGGAGCAGGGCAGCTGCCGGTCCCGCGCGAAGGCGTAGACGGCCCGCCCGATGTAGGTCTGGATCGAGATGGCGCAGGCGAAGAACGCGACCAGGACGACGACGATGAACGGCTTCCCGCTCCAGCTGCCCAGGCCCTGCGTCACCGCGTCGAAGACGGGGTCCACGGTCTTCCCTGAGACGGCGTCCTCGGGGCGGCGCAGCGCGAACGTCACCGCGATCGAGGTCAGCAGCACCGTGAACGCCACGAACACGTAGGAGCGCAGCAGAGCCCGGGGCACGCTGCGGCGCGGCCGCTCGGTCTCCTCCGCGACCTGGGTGGTCGCGTCGAACCCGAGGAAGGCCCAGCCGGCCACGGCCAGACACGTCACGAACCCGGCCACGACGGACCCGCCGGAGGCGGACTCCGCGCCCAGGGTGTCGAACAGGATGCTGAATCCGTGGTGGCGTGCGAAGAGCAGCAGGAACACGCTGACGGCGATGGAGACAACGCCTTCGGCGACGATGCCCGCGTTGAGGAAGTGCTTGACCGGGTTGACGCCGAGCAGATTGATGCCCAGGGCCACGGCGATGAAGACCACTCCGAGCAGTACATGGGTCACCGGTGACGGTTCCGAGTCGCTGAAGAGCATGTGCAGCCAGCTGGAACCGAGGTAGGCCACGGTGGTCAGGGACGCGATGGCCGAGGCCAGATAGATCCACCCCACCAGCCAGCCCAGCCGGGGTCCGCCCAGCCGGCGGACCCACTGGTAGACCCCACCGGTGATCGGGAACTGCGAGGAGAGTTCGGCGTAGACCGTGGCGACCAGCAGCTGCCCCAGGAAGGCGACGACGACCGCCCAGATCCAGGTGGGTCCGGCGAAGACGAACCCCAGCTGGGCGACGGCGTAGATGCCGACCACCGGGGAGATCGTCGCGAACCCGAGAGCGAACACGGCCCACGCGGACAGGGTGCGTTTGAGCTCCTGTTCGTAGCCGTATTCAGCCAGCTCACCGGCATCGGCACGGTTGTGGTCCACGTTCGTCTCCTGGCATTGCTGGGCGCGCGTTCGGCGGCGCTCACACGGTGGAGGCCGCCGTCGGCTCGCCGTTCTCGTCCCGGTACGGGCTGTTGCCACGGCAGCCGTTCGAGCGGCGATCCATTTATTGGCTGTAGAGCCAATTGTTATTTGGCTGCACAGCCAATAGCATCCTCGCCATGACGTCAAGGGGTCCTGAGAGGCAAGTCCGCAAAGCGGCGGCCGAACGCCGGCGCGAGATCGTGGCAGCTGCCGCGCAGGTCGGGCTTGAAGACGGCCTGGAGTGCGTCACCCGGCAGCGGATCGCCGACGGCCTCGGAGTCCAGTCCGGACTCATCCACCACTACTTCCCCGTGGTCGAGGAACTCGTGGCCGAGGCGTTCACCAGCGCCACCACGGCAGAGCTGGACGGCCTGCTGCCCGAGGCGGCGGCGGCCGAGACCGGGAGCGATGGCCCCCTGGGCACCCTCCAGCGCTTCTTCACCCTGATCTCGGACACCGAGTTCGACAACGTGAGCAAGCTCTGGATCAACGCGCGGCACCTGTCCCGCTACCGTCCCGTGCTGCACGACCAGGTCGTCAGCCAGGAGCTGCGCTGGTGCCACCGCATCGAACAGATCATCACGCGCGGCGTACGGGAGCAGGCGTTCCGCTGCGAGGATCCGTGGGCGGCCGCCGTACGCATCCTCGCCGTCGTGGACGGAGCCAGCGCGTACATCAACACCAGCGCCGACCGGCGCATGGAACCCCTCACCAACCTTGCCCGCACACTCGCGGAAGCAGAACTGGGCCTGCCGGCCGGCGGCCTGCGCCTGCCCTGACGGGCCCCCTGGGTCCCACTGGTCCCACCAGGGACGCCACGGAGCCACACCGTGCGACTCGCCCGATCCGTTGGGGGCGCGAACGGGCGGGAGCTCAGTGGGACGGGTAGGTGTACGTCCTCGGCCGGGGCGGTGGTGTGCACAGCTCGCGGTGGACGGTGATCGTCACGCCGGGGCCGGTTGCTCCGGGGATGTCGTACGCGGATGACTCGTCGGCGGTCATCGGCAGGTCGCAGCGGTCGCAGATCATCGGGCCTCCTTCGGGGTGGCGACGAGTCGGCAGCGGGCCACCTCTTCGTACGCGGTGTGGCCCGTCCTTCCGGCGTGCTTCAGGGCCCAGTGGTCGGGGCCGATGTGCGAGGGGCTCGGTTCGGACGTCGCGGTGCAGTCGGGTTCGAGGCAGCGGACGACGATGACGGTCTGCGGCAACTCGCCACGGGGGGCGCCGATCGTCCACTCCACGAACCGCATGACCGAGCGGGGGCTCACCCCGTCACCTTCCGGGTCCGGGATGCGCACGCCTGCGTGTCCGCACAGGCGCGGGGGAACCACGAGTACGCGGCATCACCGGCCGGGCGGGCGCGCCGCTCGCCCAGGTCGACGTCAGCGCCGACCGCGAGCGGATGACGGCACCAGACACAG includes these proteins:
- a CDS encoding ArsO family NAD(P)H-dependent flavin-containing monooxygenase, which translates into the protein MTRQTDVVVIGGGQAGLAAGYHLRRKKLDFVVLDAQGAPGGAWQHTWDSLHLFSPAAFSSLPGRLMPARPGHEYPDAGHVVEYLSDYEQRYELPVHRPVRVLRVRRDGDRLRVETDDGVWSARAVVSATGTWWRPFLPATPGRNVYAGHQLHTTGYRRPSDFAGQRVVVVGGGNSGAQIAADLSAHEGVDLTWVTRRPPRFLADDIDGRALFDAATARRRALDEGRGDTGGVASLGDIVAVPPVREARDAGLLKASAMFTRLTADGIEWADGTRAAADAVIWCTGFRPALSHLAPLGLRGPRGHIPTHGTRAADEPRLHLLGYGDWTGPASATLIGVGRPARDAAQQITGLLT
- a CDS encoding response regulator, whose amino-acid sequence is MPGMSIDVVVADDQELVRAGFRMILDAQPGIEVVGEAADGVECVELAHRLRPQVVLADIRMPRLDGLEVTRRLAGPGVADPLNVVVITTFDQDDYVRTALRNGACGFLLKDATPALLVEAVHAAARGDALVSPAVTVRLLKRLELAESGTAPSGVETSGVEASGLSVRELDIVRLIAVGRTNQEICDELFLSLSTVKTYLGRIQAKVEARNRVEIAAWAWEHGAVRPAG
- a CDS encoding sensor histidine kinase, which codes for MDLHLPFTPAVKRLITVCALLALALTGFADIALLSMSPDPWRPATNWLPVLVTGPLLILSVGDTRFSPPLLPRIWMAVAMSLTLSGICVAVPQTGSSVGALETAGLLGLLLRTAARTARPKAAAASAVALSLTVLVVPFRTGSWSSIVAGVYVLTVIVAIVITLGCAIRAMEARRRRAITDVRQAERLALARDLHDLIAHHMTGIIVQAHAATAVYPTAPDKVEPILRNIAQAGTETLESMRRLVRVLREDNHTAVRPGDLLSELAELTASYSTPAAAGLAPATARLEATAAARTAHISPEVEISAYRVAQEALTNVRRHAPGAQVEVRLDADSTWLQLSITDTGGPQRPAVPAGGRGGFGLIGLRERVEALDGALHTGPLHNSGWEVKATFRLRAPSCAQDTAAPTGPPPAD
- a CDS encoding helix-turn-helix transcriptional regulator, encoding MSNSGMVQLPVPDAGTVVPCCPPITAGELSQADSEKMAVMFKALSDPVRLRLFSKVASHAGGEACVCDISDVGVSQPTVSHHLKKLREAGLLTSERRGTWVYYKVAPPVVAAMSAMLDLRT
- a CDS encoding MMPL family transporter, which encodes MATFLHRIGRFAFRRRRLVVLLWAVVLGAVGAGAAGTSGSADSSFTLPGTESQRAFDLLGEKFPAANAEGASARVVLRAPDGRKISGAENKAAAEAALKDLRNSSSRIGQVSDPFATKAVSADGTTAYAQVNYTAAAADLTDADHTGIDDALDVGRAGGLTAEASGDALAAPEGGHSAEAIGFALAAVIMVMTFGSLIAAGLPLITAVVGVGVSTTAITAVSAVFDLNSNTSALASMLGIAVGIDYALFIVSRYRSERADGYDAKEAAARANGTAGSAVVFAGVTVVIALAGLAVVNLPMLTAMGLAAAGAVVVSVLVAVTLVPALLGFTGERVLGRARRKSARTPAQTAAPKAAIGHRWIAFVLRRPVRVLVLAVVALGVVALPATQLKLGLPDDGSRPASSTQRKAYDLLADSFGPGFNGPLTLTVDDQDPGTARGTAAGMSKAVAGLPDVASVSPAAFNKAGDTAIITVIPKSGPSSDATKELVGDIRSLAADDTGPSTGARSMVTGSTALNIDVSEKFSAAILPYLALVVGLAILVLILVFRSVMVPVKAALGFLLSVLAALGALVAVFQWGWLKDLVGLEQTGPIMSLMPILMVGIVFGLAMDYQVFLVTRMREAYVHGADARTAIETGFKHSSKVVTAAALIMISVFAGFVGGDDAMIKSLGFGLAIAVAFDAFVVRMTIVPAALALLGRHAWSLPAWIDRILPNVDIEGEKLARRAPDEGRQDKDTTPQYTGQY
- a CDS encoding NAD(P)-binding domain-containing protein encodes the protein MTTTADLPVVVVGAGPAGLAAAAHLVERGIEPLVLETGPGAATAVRGWSHVRLFSTWSELVDPAAEKLLAATGWTRPDADTYPTGGDWAEQYLQPLADALGHKVRYGATVTDVSRLGRDRIVDADREQQPFTLRVTRADGTEERILSRAVIDASGTWSTPSPISADGLPALGERAASARISYRIPDLEDPAVRARYAGKRTAVIGSGASAFTALATLAGVAKDEPGTHSVWILRRGISGSTFGGGSADQLPARGALGLAAKAAVDDGYADAVTGFRTEAVEPAADGRLVLVGADGRRLDPVDEVIVLTGLRPDLSFLSELRLALDERLQAPVELAPLIDPNQHSCGTVYPHGHRELSHPEQGVYLVGMKSYGRAPTFLAMTGYEQVRSVAAALAGDTEAADRVELALPETGVCGGAGLFDEPAAGRGDEGGCCAPAAPALVQIGTGLSLPVAVAEDTASGGCCGS
- a CDS encoding NAD-dependent succinate-semialdehyde dehydrogenase, which codes for MYAVTDPSTGTTTQTYPTATDAEVTAAVDAAHAATAWGRSTSAAERAALLRRLGDLHAEHRAELAAGIVREMGKPLEEAEGEIDFCVDIYHYYADHAEEFLADEELSVTSGPGRAVVRRSPVGVLLGIMPWNFPAYQVARFAAPNLALGNTIVLKHAPQCPATAALLERLVAEAGFPVGAYVNVYATNEQIADVIADPRVHGVSLTGSERAGAAVAEIAGRHLKKVVLELGGSDPFLVLASDDLDSVVDAAVSARLDNTGQACNAAKRFIVTSGLYDTFVEKFTAALLARQSGAPLSSVAAADTLERQVAAAVAEGATLHTEGERSGAHFPAGVLTGLTTEHTAARQELFGPVAMVFRAADEEDALRIANDTPYGLGSYVFTTDPAQAARVADGIEAGMVFVNGVGAEGAELPFGGIKRSGFGRELGRPGIEEFVNKKLIRTVA